Genomic window (Nitrospirota bacterium):
AGGCGATATCCCAGGGGGCGTTTGATTATCTCATGAAACCGGTTGGAGAGAGCAAGCTTGTTGATTCTTTGAAAAGAGCTGAGTTTTTTGCTGATATAGAGAGTGATATACCTGCTGAAGAAAAGTCGATCAAGATAAATCCGCAGAGCCTTAATGAGGGCTTCGAGACGCTTAAGGAGGACATGAAGAAACATATAATCATTGAAGCTCTGCAGAAGACTGAAAACAACGTATCAAAGACCGCCAGGCTCCTTGGACTGAGAAGAACATCCGTCTATTACTACATCAATAAGTATAATCTGAGAACCAGGGATCAATGAAACCCCTTATCCTGTTTACGATTGCCTGCGCAGTCGGGCTGCTTTCGCTGATCGTAACACGGACGTACACGAAGAACAGGGCCGCAATCATTTTTTTCACTGCTGATATCGCTCTGCTTATCGCCATTTATTACTTCATGATCAATTTGTTCTATATCTTTGCATATCTTGTGCTGCTCTTTCTCTTTCTCTTTATCCTCTCAATTATGAGGGTCACTTCAAAAAACAGTTCTTTTCTGATCAAGGATTCTTTGATCTCTCCGGATACGAGACGTTCCAGTTCCTCATCGGTTCGTGAAGGGATCAATGCTGCTATCAAATATGCGTCTTTCGGGCATTTGGCGCTGTCTTCTATTCTTGTGTCTGTCTTTATGCTCCCTGAGATATATCACTCTATCGCCATTACCGCCGGAGTCGGCATGGCGTTTTTCTCTCTGATCAATCTCAGCCTGGTCCGTCAGAGAAGAAATCTGCTGGCGTATGACAAGGCCTTTCTTCATGTGCTGTATATCAAGGTCATTGTCCTTGCATTGTCAATGAACCCTTTCTTTCTCTGGAACTATTCTTTTGTTGCTCCTTTGTCTTCGCTGCTTGTCATAGCAGCCGGTTACGGGGTGCTTTTTAAAGGGGAACTTTTCATCTTCAGGGTCAGGGCCTCCGCGGATATGTTATGGAAGGCGCTGCTCCTCATCAGCCTTATTATCTACGGCGTTATTCTTGTTTATCTTGACCGCTACTCTCCACAGGATGCGTTCGCGTTTTATATCAGGATATTCCTGGTATCGGCATTCATTATTATTTCAGGGACGCTGTTTTACAGCCGTGAGGCAAGGCTTAAGGTCAAGTTCTTTATCTTACGCCATTTATATGTCAGCAGATATAACCTCCTTGAGCTGCTGACCCGAATATTCTCACTGTACCAGAAGAGCAATGAAAGCATGAACTTCTTTATTAAAGAGGTGATGAATTATTTCTTTGAGAATTATCCGTTTTCCTGCATAACGTTCATGTTTTCAGCTAAAGATAATAAGATTGAAGAAAAGATAGGCGAGCAGGGAGAGGGAAGCTTTCCTCTCAGGTTTAGAGATGAAACGAGTACCGCTAAGATCGAGATCGTTTTTTACAGCAAAGTGATCTTTGATGAAGACGACAGGATGAATCTCAGGCTTATTGCTGAACTTCTATTCCGGATGACATATGACATGTACCTTACCCGCAGCAAAGTCTTCAGGGAGAAACTGGAGATAGCCGAGAGGCTTAAGCTCTTTCTCATCCATGACCTGAAGAACATATGCCATACGCTTAATATGCTTGAGAAGAACATATCAAGGGTGCAGCCCTCGGAGGCCGAAGAGTTTCTTAATGATTTTCGCCTTACAGTGCCCCATCTGGTCAAAAGGGCTGAGAAGATACTAAATACCATCGGTATATTGAGAGAGGGGAATAATCCCACTATATTTTCATTGAAGGATGTAATCGATGAGATACTCAAGCTCTTTCATAAGAAGCAGATCTTTATAACAAATTTTGACGGTGATGACAGGATATATGCCGACAGGGCGGCAGTAATGGTCGCTCTTGAGAATATCCTGCGGAACGCGCATGATAAATCTTTTGAAGACGCCCGGCTTGAGATAAGCATACATGGCAGCAGGGTTGATGAGAATTATGTCCTCACAATATGTGATGACGGCATTCCCATGCCGGAAGAGGTTGCCGGAAGGATATTTGAACCCTTCTTTACGACCAAGAAAGGCGGCATAGGGGTGGGGCTTTATCAGACAAAGGAATTTATTGTATCACAGCACGGAACTGTGGAAGTGCAAAACTCGCCGTCAGGCGTATGTTTTATTATCAAACTTCCTGTGGGACAGCATGATCTTTTTCATTCAGATGTAAATAATTTAGACAGTTGACCTGAGCCGGTACATCGTATATCATCTTCTTAACCCTATATTTATATAATAATTCGAAGTAGTTTCAGCTATTCCACAGTTAAGGTTATTTCTAATGATATGTGACAGCAGGAACAGGAAAAAATCAGGGGTTAGCATAATATTTATTGTTATTTCGATCACAGCGGTATGTCTTGCCATTTTTGCCTTCTTTGCCGGCG
Coding sequences:
- a CDS encoding response regulator gives rise to the protein MAVKVLIVDDDVALATQLKWFLPKKYVSVLAHTAEDALAFFCNNGIDIVLLDLGLPPYENTPEVGLKLLNDMLAAKPGIKIVVVTGQKERNVAVKAISQGAFDYLMKPVGESKLVDSLKRAEFFADIESDIPAEEKSIKINPQSLNEGFETLKEDMKKHIIIEALQKTENNVSKTARLLGLRRTSVYYYINKYNLRTRDQ